One genomic region from Salinicola endophyticus encodes:
- a CDS encoding glutathione binding-like protein, with amino-acid sequence MIDLYYWTTPNGHKITLCLEEAGLDYRIRPIDIAKGEQFSAEFLEISPNNRIPAIVDRAPIDGGQPLALFESGAILEYLADKSGKFLPKSGRQRYRVLQWLHWQVGGLGPMAGQNHHFRHYAPRKIEYAIERYTKETARLYGVLDRQLEDNDFVAGDDYSIADMAIWPWIRSYEKQGQELDDFPALQRWFEGVQRRDAVNRAYARALEVNPDNDVAMTDEARGHLFGR; translated from the coding sequence ATGATCGATCTGTATTACTGGACCACGCCCAATGGGCACAAGATCACCCTGTGTCTTGAGGAGGCCGGGCTCGACTATCGCATTCGGCCGATCGATATCGCCAAGGGTGAGCAGTTCAGCGCCGAGTTTCTGGAGATTTCGCCCAACAACCGCATTCCGGCGATCGTCGACCGGGCACCGATCGACGGCGGCCAGCCGCTGGCGCTGTTCGAGTCCGGGGCGATCCTCGAGTATCTCGCCGACAAGAGCGGCAAGTTCCTGCCCAAGAGCGGGCGCCAGCGCTACCGCGTGCTGCAGTGGCTGCACTGGCAGGTCGGCGGGCTGGGGCCGATGGCGGGGCAGAATCATCACTTCCGCCACTACGCGCCGCGCAAGATCGAGTATGCGATCGAGCGTTACACCAAGGAGACGGCGCGGCTCTACGGCGTGCTCGACCGCCAACTGGAGGACAACGACTTCGTCGCCGGTGATGACTATTCGATCGCCGACATGGCGATCTGGCCGTGGATTCGCTCCTATGAGAAGCAGGGCCAGGAGCTGGATGACTTCCCCGCGCTGCAGCGCTGGTTCGAAGGGGTGCAGCGGCGTGACGCGGTGAATCGGGCCTACGCCCGGGCGCTGGAGGTCAACCCGGACAACGACGTGGCGATGACCGATGAAGCGCGCGGGCACCTGTTCGGGCGCTGA
- a CDS encoding amino acid ABC transporter ATP-binding protein — MSDLYATAGRQATRDPHASTAAVSIRNLSKSFDDVEVLRDVNLEVKQGDVVTILGSSGSGKSTLLRCINWLEQPERGTIHIAGERIGINADGRAMSVKALARVRARTGMVFQSFNLWPHLNVLHNVTEAPIHVLGQSRQEAQARARELLDKVGMSHKQDAYPNTLSGGQKQRVAIARALAMQPEVMLFDEPTSALDPELVGEVLGVIKALSAEGYTMVIVTHEMAFSRAVSDQVVFLEKGLIIEQADPETFFTRPRTERVQRFLERHQ, encoded by the coding sequence ATGTCTGATCTTTACGCCACGGCCGGACGTCAGGCGACGCGTGATCCTCACGCGAGTACAGCCGCGGTCTCGATCCGCAACCTGTCCAAGAGCTTCGACGACGTCGAGGTGCTGCGCGACGTCAATCTGGAGGTCAAACAGGGCGACGTCGTCACCATCCTGGGCTCCTCCGGCTCGGGCAAGTCGACGCTTCTGCGCTGCATCAACTGGCTGGAACAGCCGGAGCGCGGCACCATCCACATCGCCGGCGAGCGTATCGGCATCAACGCCGACGGGCGAGCCATGTCGGTGAAGGCGCTGGCGCGCGTGCGTGCCAGGACCGGCATGGTATTCCAGAGTTTCAACCTGTGGCCGCACCTCAACGTGCTGCACAACGTCACCGAGGCCCCGATCCACGTGCTCGGCCAGTCGCGACAGGAAGCCCAGGCGCGAGCCCGGGAACTGCTCGACAAGGTCGGCATGTCGCACAAGCAGGATGCCTACCCCAACACCCTCTCCGGTGGCCAGAAGCAGCGCGTGGCGATCGCCCGTGCGCTGGCCATGCAGCCGGAGGTGATGCTGTTCGACGAGCCCACCTCGGCGCTCGACCCGGAGCTGGTGGGCGAGGTGCTGGGGGTGATCAAAGCGCTCTCGGCCGAAGGCTACACCATGGTCATCGTGACCCATGAGATGGCCTTCTCCCGCGCCGTCTCCGATCAGGTGGTGTTTCTCGAAAAGGGGCTGATCATCGAGCAGGCCGACCCCGAAACCTTCTTCACCCGGCCGCGTACCGAGCGCGTTCAGCGCTTTCTCGAACGCCACCAGTGA
- a CDS encoding transporter substrate-binding domain-containing protein: MMRFPTRSTTPTPHRYGARLATLVGGALLALAMATPPWAMAADLPEIESRGSLSVATEDNYAPFNYIENGQPVGFNADVLVALREYADFDVKQDILPWTGLLAAVSTGQYDMALTGASVSDERLRVFNYTAPYASAQHFAITRAGDDSIKSVADLSGKTLGVQAGSVLLSRLPELEKMLKESGGELGKVVQYESYPEAFADLANGRLDFVIDSAVPVNTLVASKPNVFAKGPAVSGPGYVSWPIPKSSPELLAYMNGFLDHLRESGQLAALQEKWFGESFPDLPTVPLTSVEQFHELQASSQ, encoded by the coding sequence ATGATGCGCTTCCCGACCCGTTCCACGACACCGACCCCGCACCGTTACGGCGCACGCCTGGCCACCCTGGTGGGCGGTGCCCTGCTGGCCCTCGCCATGGCCACGCCACCCTGGGCCATGGCGGCCGATCTACCCGAGATCGAGAGCCGCGGCAGCCTGAGCGTGGCCACCGAGGACAACTACGCCCCCTTCAACTACATCGAGAACGGCCAGCCGGTCGGGTTCAATGCCGACGTGCTGGTGGCGCTGCGCGAGTATGCCGACTTCGACGTCAAGCAGGACATCCTGCCGTGGACCGGCCTGCTGGCGGCGGTCTCCACCGGCCAGTACGACATGGCACTGACCGGCGCATCGGTCTCCGACGAGCGCCTGCGCGTGTTCAACTACACCGCGCCCTACGCCTCCGCCCAGCACTTCGCGATCACCCGTGCCGGCGACGACAGCATCAAGAGCGTGGCCGACCTGAGCGGCAAGACGCTGGGGGTCCAGGCCGGCAGCGTGCTGCTGTCACGCCTGCCCGAGCTCGAGAAGATGCTCAAGGAGAGCGGCGGCGAACTGGGCAAGGTGGTGCAGTACGAATCCTACCCGGAAGCCTTCGCCGACCTGGCCAATGGCCGGCTCGACTTCGTGATCGACTCGGCGGTACCGGTCAACACCCTGGTGGCCTCCAAGCCGAACGTCTTCGCCAAGGGCCCGGCGGTATCCGGCCCGGGTTACGTCTCCTGGCCGATCCCCAAGTCGAGCCCCGAGCTGCTGGCCTACATGAATGGCTTCCTCGACCACCTGCGCGAGAGCGGCCAGCTGGCGGCGCTGCAGGAGAAGTGGTTCGGCGAGAGCTTCCCCGATCTGCCCACGGTACCGCTGACCAGCGTCGAGCAGTTCCACGAGCTGCAGGCCAGCAGCCAGTAG
- a CDS encoding amidohydrolase, with translation MSLRIYAARRILTMNPSLPEATHIAVRDGRVLGVGTLNELADLGAHEVDQRFADKVILPGFVEGHSHALEGALWEYVYAGFFARQDPEGSLWPGLTDIASLQARLRQQADTLPAGAALIAWGFDPIYFPDRRLDRHDLDAVDAERPIVVIHANLHMMTVNGAMLRHAGLDPHAEIEGVMKDADGHPNGELREMAAMFAIFDTLSLDLFDRGSEPQTLARYARIAQRHGVTTLTDLYNPLSEDGVESMLATCARDDVPMRLVPAMSALTYTTDVGIERVLACCQLSTDKLHFGPVKLMTDGSIQGYSARLNWPGYHDGTPNGLWNAEPERLIEVVQRYHQAGLQLHIHTNGDEAVDLMLDAIESALALWPRPDHRHTLQHCQIINQAQMRRAARLGVCLNMFANHLYYWGDIHRTRTLGFERSQRLEPLASAERLGIPIAAHCDAPVTPLSPLFTAWCTVARQTASGAILGAHEALSVTRALKLITLDAAYTLRLDDRIGSLEVGKLADMAVLDEDPREVTLARLPTLRVAATVVGGIVYPNPPAEP, from the coding sequence ATGAGTCTTCGCATCTATGCCGCGCGTCGCATCCTGACCATGAACCCGAGCCTGCCGGAGGCGACCCATATCGCCGTGCGCGATGGGCGCGTGCTCGGGGTCGGCACGCTGAACGAGCTGGCCGATCTGGGTGCCCACGAGGTCGATCAACGCTTCGCCGACAAGGTGATTCTGCCCGGGTTCGTGGAGGGGCATAGCCATGCGCTGGAGGGGGCTCTGTGGGAGTACGTCTATGCCGGGTTCTTTGCCCGTCAGGACCCCGAGGGCAGCCTCTGGCCAGGGCTGACCGACATCGCCTCGCTGCAGGCACGCCTGCGCCAGCAGGCTGACACCCTCCCCGCCGGGGCAGCGCTGATAGCCTGGGGGTTCGATCCGATCTACTTCCCCGACCGGCGCCTGGATCGCCACGACCTGGATGCCGTCGACGCCGAACGCCCCATCGTGGTGATCCATGCCAATCTGCACATGATGACGGTGAACGGGGCCATGCTGCGCCACGCCGGCCTCGACCCGCATGCCGAGATCGAGGGGGTGATGAAGGACGCAGACGGCCACCCCAACGGCGAGCTGCGTGAGATGGCAGCGATGTTCGCCATCTTCGATACGCTGTCGCTGGATCTCTTCGACCGTGGCAGCGAGCCGCAGACGCTGGCCCGCTATGCCCGGATCGCGCAGCGCCACGGCGTCACCACCCTGACCGACCTCTACAACCCGCTCAGCGAGGACGGCGTCGAGAGCATGCTCGCCACCTGCGCGCGTGACGATGTGCCGATGCGCCTGGTGCCGGCGATGAGCGCGCTGACCTACACCACCGATGTCGGCATCGAGCGGGTACTGGCGTGCTGCCAGCTCAGCACCGACAAGCTGCACTTCGGGCCGGTCAAGCTGATGACCGATGGCTCGATCCAAGGCTACAGCGCCCGACTCAACTGGCCGGGATACCACGACGGCACACCCAACGGGCTATGGAACGCGGAGCCGGAGCGGCTCATCGAAGTGGTCCAGCGCTACCATCAGGCCGGGCTGCAGCTGCATATCCACACCAACGGCGACGAAGCCGTGGATCTGATGCTGGACGCGATCGAGTCCGCCCTGGCGCTGTGGCCGCGCCCCGATCATCGCCATACCCTGCAGCACTGTCAGATCATCAATCAGGCGCAGATGCGGCGTGCGGCCCGCCTTGGGGTCTGCCTCAACATGTTCGCCAACCACCTCTACTACTGGGGCGACATCCACCGTACGCGGACGCTGGGTTTCGAGCGTAGCCAGCGCCTGGAACCGCTGGCCTCGGCCGAGCGTCTCGGCATCCCCATCGCCGCGCACTGCGACGCCCCGGTCACACCGTTGTCACCGCTCTTCACCGCTTGGTGCACGGTAGCGCGCCAGACCGCCAGCGGCGCGATCCTGGGCGCGCATGAAGCGCTCAGCGTGACGCGGGCGCTCAAGCTGATCACCCTGGATGCCGCCTATACGCTCAGGCTCGACGATCGCATCGGCAGCCTCGAAGTGGGCAAGCTCGCCGACATGGCGGTTCTGGACGAGGACCCGCGCGAGGTAACGCTGGCGCGGCTGCCGACGCTGCGCGTCGCGGCGACCGTGGTCGGCGGCATCGTCTATCCCAACCCGCCGGCCGAGCCTTGA
- a CDS encoding CobW family GTP-binding protein: MTDTNGVPGTIAVTLIAGYLGAGKTTWLNAHLRQGCGADTLVLVNDFGTLNVDAELIEHQGQHLLALSSGCLCCSLSDELGVQLSRLARWEQPPTSLIIETSGVARPGRIADLIRVARRYHLERIVTLVDLSTLTARLDDRRVGDLVAEQIIGATELVVNRAALLSPTSRQAAWQRLSALAPATTPIVCQSDAPSLYATVENGREPAPAFRAAVTGTGSTTAPGPAPGSSLDWQRFSITLPATLHRETLEALLSVHQHALARAKGFIDCAGRRYVFQWSGGRSSWTPTAPGRGGPSQLIGIGFRGVALAQLIAALEELA, encoded by the coding sequence ATGACGGATACCAACGGCGTCCCCGGCACCATCGCGGTCACGCTGATCGCCGGCTATCTCGGCGCCGGCAAGACCACCTGGCTCAATGCACACCTGCGTCAGGGGTGCGGTGCCGATACCCTGGTGCTGGTCAACGACTTCGGCACCCTCAACGTCGATGCCGAACTGATCGAACACCAGGGCCAGCACCTGCTCGCGCTGAGCAGCGGCTGCCTGTGCTGCTCGCTGAGTGACGAACTCGGTGTCCAGCTCTCGCGCCTGGCGCGCTGGGAGCAGCCGCCCACGTCGCTGATCATCGAGACCAGCGGCGTGGCCCGCCCCGGGCGTATCGCCGATCTCATCCGGGTGGCGCGGCGCTACCACCTGGAACGCATCGTCACCCTGGTCGATCTCTCCACCTTGACGGCTCGTCTCGACGATCGCCGGGTCGGCGACTTGGTCGCCGAACAGATCATCGGCGCCACCGAACTCGTGGTGAACCGGGCGGCGCTGCTGTCACCGACATCGCGGCAAGCCGCCTGGCAGCGGCTGAGCGCGCTCGCCCCAGCCACCACCCCTATCGTTTGCCAATCAGACGCGCCATCGCTGTACGCGACAGTCGAGAACGGGCGCGAACCGGCGCCGGCGTTCCGTGCAGCGGTAACCGGCACTGGCTCTACCACCGCTCCCGGCCCCGCCCCAGGCTCCAGCCTCGACTGGCAGCGTTTCAGCATCACGCTGCCGGCGACGCTGCACCGCGAGACGCTCGAGGCGCTGCTCTCCGTGCACCAGCACGCTCTCGCGCGAGCCAAAGGGTTTATCGACTGCGCGGGCCGGCGATACGTCTTTCAGTGGAGCGGCGGGCGCTCCTCTTGGACTCCCACGGCGCCGGGTCGTGGCGGACCGAGCCAGCTCATCGGGATCGGCTTTCGCGGCGTCGCGCTGGCGCAGCTGATCGCTGCCCTCGAAGAACTGGCATGA
- a CDS encoding glutathione S-transferase N-terminal domain-containing protein has protein sequence MALKMFDLCGRDERLRFSPYCWRVKFALAHKGLACDFVPWKFTDKEALAFSGQGRVPVMVDGEETVVDSYEILRYLDRAYPDKPLLGEGAAAERARFFKFYSERSLAPGIVRTILMDVFNTIHPDDRDYFRTTREKAFGRTLEEMHSPSQGLTMLDRALEPMRGRLDESEFLDGAAPGAADYLVVGAFMWARVCSGADLVSNADPVYAWYQRMLDLYDGLGRNATRLVDVEGAYQNV, from the coding sequence ATGGCGCTTAAGATGTTCGATCTCTGCGGTCGCGATGAGCGGCTGCGTTTCTCGCCCTACTGCTGGCGGGTCAAGTTCGCCCTCGCCCACAAGGGGCTGGCGTGCGACTTCGTGCCCTGGAAGTTCACCGACAAGGAGGCGCTCGCCTTCTCCGGCCAGGGCCGGGTGCCGGTAATGGTCGATGGCGAGGAGACCGTCGTCGACAGCTACGAGATTCTGCGCTATCTCGACCGCGCCTACCCCGACAAGCCGCTGCTGGGCGAGGGCGCCGCGGCGGAGCGCGCGCGCTTCTTCAAGTTCTACAGCGAGCGCTCGCTGGCCCCGGGCATCGTGCGCACCATTCTGATGGATGTCTTCAATACCATTCACCCGGATGATCGCGACTACTTCCGTACCACGCGCGAGAAGGCCTTCGGCCGCACGCTCGAGGAGATGCACTCGCCGAGCCAGGGCCTGACCATGCTCGACCGCGCCTTGGAGCCGATGCGCGGGCGTCTCGACGAGAGCGAGTTCCTCGACGGCGCCGCCCCCGGCGCCGCCGACTATCTGGTCGTGGGCGCGTTCATGTGGGCGCGGGTCTGCTCGGGCGCCGACCTGGTCTCCAATGCCGACCCGGTCTACGCCTGGTACCAGCGCATGCTCGACCTCTACGACGGGCTGGGCCGCAACGCCACCCGCCTCGTCGATGTCGAAGGGGCGTATCAGAACGTGTGA
- a CDS encoding amino acid ABC transporter permease gives MNASAWHMLLEGAWTTLWISGVSIAMGVTAGLILALIRLAKVPLIDQLLVLYISLARATPLVTLALFIFLSAPTFGLQLDRNVAGILALTLNTTAFNAEIWRSAFRNFSREQREAAMATGMTPWITFRRIMLPQMVITSLPGLINEMSFLIKGSPAIAVIGIVDLTRVTNRISAVTYEPLPPILVACVLYMAIIGGLVWAQRVAERRANRLAV, from the coding sequence ATGAACGCCAGTGCCTGGCACATGCTGCTGGAGGGCGCCTGGACCACGCTCTGGATCTCCGGCGTGTCCATCGCCATGGGGGTCACCGCCGGGCTGATCCTGGCGCTGATCCGACTCGCCAAGGTTCCGCTCATCGACCAGCTGCTGGTGCTCTACATCAGCCTGGCCCGTGCCACGCCCCTGGTCACCCTGGCGCTGTTCATCTTCCTCAGCGCCCCGACCTTCGGCCTTCAACTGGACCGCAACGTGGCGGGGATTCTGGCCCTCACCCTCAACACCACCGCCTTCAACGCCGAGATCTGGCGCAGCGCCTTTCGCAACTTCTCGCGCGAGCAGCGCGAGGCGGCGATGGCCACGGGCATGACCCCCTGGATCACCTTCCGCCGCATCATGCTGCCGCAGATGGTGATCACCAGTCTGCCCGGGCTGATCAACGAGATGTCGTTTCTGATCAAGGGCAGCCCGGCGATCGCGGTGATCGGGATCGTCGATCTGACCCGTGTCACCAACCGCATCTCCGCGGTCACCTATGAGCCGCTGCCGCCGATTCTGGTCGCCTGCGTGCTCTACATGGCGATCATCGGCGGTCTGGTGTGGGCCCAGCGGGTCGCCGAGCGCCGCGCCAACCGGCTCGCCGTCTAG
- a CDS encoding amino acid ABC transporter permease produces the protein MSNWQILWQARDQFWSGFLSTMTIFGCAISAAFVIGCILLYLLEGSRPRLAVPLRVFIDGMRMLPFLILAYLLYYGLPSFGIRLDAWWSGVGALAVYHGCYIAEIFRGSRLTFPPGQIEAAQAHGFTRSQMFLRLILPQIVMQTRPLLGNQLIYALKDTAFLVIITVQELTAAANSLSGTYFIPTEAFIVVIGFYWAVSIVMEVIVKQCGRFGSRRGFDNV, from the coding sequence ATGAGTAACTGGCAAATTCTGTGGCAGGCGCGGGATCAGTTCTGGTCCGGCTTTCTCAGCACCATGACGATCTTCGGCTGCGCGATCAGCGCCGCCTTCGTGATCGGCTGCATCCTGCTCTATCTGCTCGAAGGCAGTCGCCCGCGGCTGGCGGTACCGCTGCGGGTGTTCATCGACGGCATGCGCATGCTGCCGTTTTTGATCCTGGCCTACCTGCTCTACTACGGCCTGCCCAGCTTCGGTATCCGGCTCGACGCCTGGTGGTCGGGGGTCGGTGCCCTGGCGGTCTACCACGGCTGTTATATCGCCGAGATCTTCCGCGGCAGCCGGCTGACCTTCCCGCCCGGTCAGATCGAGGCGGCGCAGGCCCACGGCTTCACCCGCAGCCAGATGTTCCTGCGTCTGATCCTGCCGCAGATCGTCATGCAGACCCGCCCCTTGCTGGGCAATCAGCTGATCTACGCGCTCAAGGACACGGCCTTTCTGGTCATCATCACCGTGCAGGAGCTGACGGCCGCGGCCAACAGCCTCTCCGGTACCTACTTCATTCCCACCGAAGCCTTCATCGTGGTGATCGGCTTTTACTGGGCGGTCAGCATCGTGATGGAAGTGATCGTCAAACAGTGTGGGCGCTTCGGTAGCAGACGGGGGTTCGACAATGTCTGA
- a CDS encoding D-2-hydroxyacid dehydrogenase family protein, with the protein MAMTVTVLDDYQGCCGFLDAVRELDGCDVRLDIEYARVAPSALAARLAESDAVILIRERSVLSREVLEKLPRLKLVVQTGRLASAIDLEACRELGIAVREGTGSPIAPAELTWLLIMAGCRRLGGYLARQARGEWQRTTERLETESLGHALHGRTLGIWGLGKIGSLVAGYAQAFGMQVVAHGREASAGRAFELGIAFEPDRHAFLARCDVVSLHLRLTDDTRGMITARELATMRADALLVNTSRAELIRPGALLDALDAGRPGSAALDVFEQEPEGASAYQAHPRVLATPHIGFVEKDTYERYFATAFQQVKTFFDSER; encoded by the coding sequence ATGGCGATGACGGTAACGGTGCTGGATGACTATCAGGGATGCTGCGGCTTTCTCGACGCCGTGCGCGAACTCGACGGCTGCGACGTGCGGCTGGATATCGAGTACGCGCGGGTCGCCCCCTCGGCGCTGGCGGCGCGGCTGGCCGAGAGCGATGCGGTGATCCTGATCCGCGAACGTAGCGTGCTCAGCCGCGAGGTGCTGGAGAAGCTGCCGCGGCTCAAGCTGGTGGTGCAGACCGGACGCCTGGCCTCGGCGATCGATCTCGAGGCGTGTCGCGAGCTGGGTATCGCGGTGCGCGAGGGCACCGGTTCGCCCATCGCCCCGGCCGAGCTGACCTGGCTGCTGATCATGGCGGGCTGTCGCCGTCTCGGCGGCTATCTGGCGCGCCAGGCCCGGGGCGAGTGGCAGCGCACCACCGAGCGTCTGGAGACGGAGTCGCTGGGGCATGCGCTGCACGGGCGCACCTTGGGCATCTGGGGGCTGGGCAAGATCGGCAGTCTGGTTGCCGGCTACGCCCAGGCCTTCGGCATGCAGGTGGTGGCCCACGGACGCGAAGCGAGCGCCGGGCGCGCCTTCGAGCTGGGTATCGCGTTCGAGCCCGATCGCCACGCCTTTCTCGCCCGCTGCGACGTGGTCTCGCTGCATCTCAGGCTCACCGATGACACCCGCGGCATGATCACCGCGCGCGAGCTGGCCACCATGCGCGCCGATGCGCTGCTGGTCAACACCAGCCGCGCCGAGCTGATCCGCCCCGGGGCGCTGCTCGATGCCCTCGATGCCGGGCGTCCGGGGAGCGCGGCGCTGGACGTCTTCGAGCAGGAGCCGGAGGGCGCGAGCGCCTATCAGGCGCATCCGCGAGTACTGGCGACACCGCACATCGGCTTCGTCGAAAAGGACACCTACGAACGCTACTTCGCCACCGCCTTCCAGCAGGTCAAGACGTTCTTCGACAGCGAACGCTGA